In Ascaphus truei isolate aAscTru1 unplaced genomic scaffold, aAscTru1.hap1 HAP1_SCAFFOLD_1582, whole genome shotgun sequence, the following are encoded in one genomic region:
- the LOC142476408 gene encoding glycine N-acyltransferase-like: protein MSAQTFKFKGGRRSGAERTVCFSIIIALSSCPPTGCQPALEAVLSDVSAKCGSSIRTTSHHMYVMKDIQSTEGPESKQSCTASSADIQFSSLSPHEASIVNTFWAYGGNERSLRNVERYIRSFPTLCARDRCGGTPVAWALSDESAELRMGYTHPDFRRRGLSRKLIATLGATLHKRGAPMYCAVAFDNTFSHAAALGAGFRPVGRQEQWEVQPL, encoded by the exons atgtctgcaCAGACATTCAAGTTCAAAGGAGGAAGGAGGTCCGGAGCTGAGAGAACTGTTTG TTTCTCTATAATCATCGCACTTTCATCCTGCCCCCCCACAGGGTGCCAGCCAGCGCTGGAGGCGGTGCTTAGTGATGTCAGTGCCAAGTGTGGAAGCAGCATACGAACCACCAGCCACCATATGTATGTAATGAAGGACATCCAAAGCACGGAGGGGCCCGAGAGCAAGCAGTCCTGCACTGCAAG CTCGGCGGACATCCAGTTCTCCTCCCTGTCCCCCCACGAAGCCTCCATCGTTAACACGTTCTGGGCGTATGGCGGTAACGAGCGCAGCCTGCGTAACGTGGAGCGCTATATCCGGAGTTTCCCCACCCTCTGCGCGCGGGACAGATGTGGAGGGACGCCGGTCGCCTGGGCGCTGAGCGATGAGTCTGCAGAGTTACGTATGGGTTACACGCACCCCGACTTCCGGAGACGGGGACTCTCTCGCAAGCTCATAGCCACGCTGGGGGCCACATTACACAAGAGGGGGGCTCCCATGTACTGCGCAGTGGCCTTCGACAACACGTTCAGCCACGCGGCCGCCCTGGGGGCAGGATTCAGGCCAGTGGGCAGGCAGGAACAGTGGGAGGTGCAGCCTCTCTGA